In Paraburkholderia youngii, the genomic stretch TGATCAAGGTGATTTCGCCTATCGAAGACACGCCCGCGTTCCGCGCCGGCATCCGTCCGGGCGACCTGATCACGCGCATCAACGACAAGCCCGTGCGCGGCATGACGCTCGACCAGGCGGTCAAGCAGATGCGCGGCGAGCCGGGCACCAAGGTCACGCTGACCATCTTCCGCAAGACCGACGACCGCACGTTCCCGCTGACCGTCACGCGCGCGATCATCAAGGTTCAGTCGGTGAAGGGCAAGATCGTTGCGCCGGGCTTCGCGTACGTGCGCATCACGAGCTTCCAGGAACGCACCACGCCTGACCTCGCGGCCAAGCTGCAGGATCTGGCGCGCCAGGAGCCGAACCTGAAGGGCCTCATCCTCGACCTGCGCAACAACGGCGGCGGTTTGCTGCAAAGCGCGGTCGGCGTCGCGGGCGCGTTCCTGCCGCCGAATTCGGTGGTGGTGTCGACCAACGGCCAGATTCCGGATTCGAAGCAGATCTATCGCGACACCTACGATAACTACCGTCTGCAATCGTTCGACAGCGATCCGCTGAAAGACGTCCCGGCCATCTTCAAGACCGTGCCGATGATCGTGCTGACCAACGCCTACTCGGCGTCGGCATCGGAAATCGTCGCGGGCGCGCTGCAGGATCAGCACCGCGCGCTGATTCTCGGCAAGACCACGTTCGGCAAGGGTTCGGTGCAAACCGTACGCCCCATGACGGCGGACACCGCGCTGCGCCTGACCACCGCGTATTACTACACGCCGAGCGGCCGTTCGATCCAGAACAAGGGCATCCGCCCCGACCTTCCGGTCGATCAATACGCGGACGGCGATCCGGACGACGCGCTCGTCACTCGCGAAGTCGACTACTCGAATCACCTTGCGAACACGCAGGACCCGAACGAGAAGAAGGAAGCCGAGCAGCGCGAGTCGGAGCGCATGGAGCAGTTGCGTCAGCTCGAAGAGCAGAACGACAAGAAGACGCCGGAGCAGCGCCAGAAGGAACGCGAACGCAAGCCGGTCGAGTTCGGTTCC encodes the following:
- a CDS encoding S41 family peptidase — protein: MRKNLKNIGLIAVGLATGVLATLQFSASAQQPASAAVAPLPLDQLRLFAEVFGQIKHEYVEPVDDKKLLTSAIKGMVSSLDPHSSYLDKTDYEELQEQTKGRFAGLGIEISSEDGLIKVISPIEDTPAFRAGIRPGDLITRINDKPVRGMTLDQAVKQMRGEPGTKVTLTIFRKTDDRTFPLTVTRAIIKVQSVKGKIVAPGFAYVRITSFQERTTPDLAAKLQDLARQEPNLKGLILDLRNNGGGLLQSAVGVAGAFLPPNSVVVSTNGQIPDSKQIYRDTYDNYRLQSFDSDPLKDVPAIFKTVPMIVLTNAYSASASEIVAGALQDQHRALILGKTTFGKGSVQTVRPMTADTALRLTTAYYYTPSGRSIQNKGIRPDLPVDQYADGDPDDALVTREVDYSNHLANTQDPNEKKEAEQRESERMEQLRQLEEQNDKKTPEQRQKERERKPVEFGSNDDFMMQQAVGKLEGKPVQESKSLMERRLAQNKPGTSASAPVAVKPTQPVPGASGPAPASAPAPAGK